ACCGCCGTAACGCTCTGGACGCGACCGTTGCCCAGTTTTATGCCCGTGGCTTCATGGTAGGTAAGCACCTGACCGCCGTGCCTTTGGGCAGACATGGCGTTGTGCAGAACCAGACGAAAGCCGTCAACGCACGAATCCGGCACCCGAAAAACGCGGCGCACCTGGGGCGAGAGGTTGGGCTCAAGGCGCAAAGCCTTGGCGACCTCGACCTCCTGCGCGCTGATGCCCGCCGTGCGGCAGCCTTCGAGGAATTTCTCAACGTAGTCGGGATCGTCCTGGGCTGTGAGCGCGAAAAAGCCTTCAGTTTCTTCAACGCACTGCCTGCCGATGCGACGCACGATCATGTTTTCTTCAATGCATTCACGGGCGGACTCGTTGTCATTGACGACATAGCGCGCGCCGCTGTGCAGCAGACCGTGGAAGCGCGAACTGGTGCCGTGAGCTATGCCCCCCTGTTCCAGAAGGATGGCGGGGATGCCGCGCATGCTCAGGTCGCGCAGAGCGCCGATGCCCGTGGCCCCGCACCCGATAACTACGACGGTGGTTTCCAGCATGTTCTATCCTGCTTTGCGTCCATAGAGCGTATACGGCCCTGCGTGCGGCTGCGCGCTCCGCAGAGCCGCAGCAACCAGAGCCAATGGCCTTTGTGATGGTATTTTCAAAGAGTTGGGACGCCCGCTTTGGCGCGTAGCAGCGCAGATACCCGGCTGTTGCGCCATTACGCGAGCGACTGCCTGCGCGCCACGGCATTTTCAAGCCGAACTGCCTGGCTTGTCCCGAACCGCGGGCGGGAGGATACCAGAAGGTCGCCGGTCTAATGTCGCCGGCCTGCGGTTCAGCTATACGGGGCGCGTCCGGGGCAGTCCTGTGGACGAGCGTACAATGAGTTTGTGGCTTATCTCAACTCTGGTGATGTTGCGGCTTGATATCTGCCCGCTGATTCTTGCATGCAGCAGATCCAGGGCGTTGTGCCCTTTATCCTGAATATAGTGTTCCACTGTGGTCAGGGCCACTTTGTCGAACTGTGACGGCAAAAGGTTGTCGAAACCGCAAACGCTGTAATCTCCGGGTATGCTGAAGCCCGCTTCGAGCACGGCGTCCATGACGCCATAGGCGACCATGTCGTTTACAGCTATGAACGCGGTGATTTTTTTATCCTCAAAGCAGCCCTGTGCAAGCTCATGCCCAACGCTGTACTCTATGAGCAGGTTATCCAGTTCAACCTTTGGCGTGATGGTGCGGCTTTTGACCAGCAGGGTTCCTTCCGGACACAGATGACTGATGGTGTTTTGGAGGCCCTTGAGGCGCTGCATGCGGATGGAGTTGCAGGAATCCAGCGTTGTGGAAATGTAGGCCATATGTTTATGCCCCAGTTCGCACATATGCCGGGCAATAAGGCTGCCTGCGTCATAGTTGTTCAGTTCAACAGTGTCCACGCTGAGGTCCACGCGCCTGTCGCCCATGACCACAATGGGCACCTTGCTCCCCACGCGGGAAAGAACTTCATCCGGGTGGGCCAGCATGGTGAAGATGATGCCCGCCATGCCGGTGGATTGCGCCAGTTGCACTGCGGCAAGTTCACTTTCAAGACTGCGGTAGGTGGTGGATATGCAGGTGGTGTAATTTTTTTCGGCGGCGGCCTGCTGCACGGCCTGGATGATGGTGGCGTAGTAGGGATTGGTGACGTTGGGCACGACAACCAATATGACAGGCCCGCCCTCGATGACCGCTTTGGCCCGGCGCTCGCGGCCGTAATTCAGCTTGGCGGCGGCGGCCATAACCCCTTTTACGGTTTCTTCCGCAAAGGATACGCCTTCACGCCCGTTGAGTATCATTGAAACCGTGGCGGAAGATACGCCCGCCATACGGGCTACGTCCTTCAGCGTGGTTTTTTTGGCGATTCTCGGGTTTTCACCATCAAGCGTCATCTTCCCTTCCTCTTATTCCTGCTGCGAGTTGTCTTTTGGAGATACGGGGCATTGCCATTGCAAAAATGTCCCTCATGGTCGGGCAGGGGCGAATCAGGAATGGCAGCAACTTCCAATGGCGGTAACTTCACATGTACACGTTACCGAGTCAATAAAATAAACTAAAAACTTTAATAAAGTTTCAATTGACATAAAAATCTGCAGCGTGGTAATTCCAGTGCAAAGCGTTTTTTTGCGTGCATGGTTTACGTTTTGAGCTATTATTTAGCTCAAAAAATTTAATCGTTTTTATTGATAGCTGTAAAGTCTATTAAAACTTTTAATTGTCGTGCGGCAGGGCAAATACCCTTGCCAGCAGCCGTGGAGGGAGCATGCCCAGCGCAGAAATGGATAGACATACCACCAGCAAAAAAGAAATGCGCAAGGTGGTTATTGCCAGTTTGCTCGGCGCCACCATCGAGTGGTACGACTTTTTCCTTTATGGGGTCGTGGCGGGCATCGTTTTTAACAAGCTCTATTTCCCCACAGCCGATCCTTTCATGGGAACCATCCTGGCGTACAGCACCTTTGCCATCGGCTATCTTGCGCGCCCGCTGGGCGGCTTCATCTTCGGGCACTACGGCGACAAGCTGGGACGTAAACGCATGCTTATACTGACCATGCTCATCATGGGCATTGCCACTGTTTGCATAGGGCTTGTGCCTACCTATGCATCTATCGGCATAGCCGCCCCCATCCTGCTGCAAACCCTGCGCTTGTGTCAGGGGCTCGGCCTTGGCGGCGAATGGGGTGGAGCTGTTCTCATGACCTATGAATACGCCAATAAGCGGGAAAAGGCTTTTTACGCCAGTATTCCGCAAATGGGTCTGGCCACGGGGCTTTGCCTTGCTTCCGGGGTGGTGGCCCTGCTTTCCTGGCTGCTGACCAATGAGCAGTTCATGCAGTGGGGCTGGCGGCTCGCCTTTATTCTCAGTATCGTGCTTGTCGCCATTGCCCTTTATGTGCGTACCCACATCCTTGAAACCCCAGAATTTCGCAAGGTTCAGGACGAAGGTCACACTGAAAAAAAGGTCATGCCCATTGTTTCCGTGTGCAAAAACTATCCTGGCAATATTGCCCTTGGCGTGGGCGCGCGCTGGATTGACGGCGTGTTCTTCAACGTGCTTGCCGTGTTCTCCATCAGCTATCTTGTGCAGTACATCAACGTCACCCGCACCGAGGCCCTGACGGCGGTTATGATCGCGGCGCTGCTGATGTGCCCCTTTATTCTCATCGCCGGACGCCTTGCCGACCGTTTTGGGCGGGGCCGCATTTACGGCCTGGCCAGCCTGGCCTGCGGGCTGACCATATTCCCGGCGTTCTGGCTTATGCAGGGCAGCGGCGGCAATATGTTCATCATCGGCCTTGCCATAGCCATTCCACTCAGTATCTGCTATGCGGGCGTTTTTGGGCCCGAAGCCGCGCTCTTTTCCGATCTTTTTCCGGCAGAGGTGCGCTATACAGGCATATCCATAGTCTACCAGTTCCCGGGTTTTCTTGTGGCAGGCATTGTGCCTGGGGTGTGTACGGCGCTTATGCAGTGGAATGACGGCAATCCGTTCTATATCTGCATCTTTGTGCTCATTGCGGCCGCAACCAGCGCATTTTCCGCCTTCACCATCCAGCGTCGGCACAACAGGGCAGAGCGCCAGACGCAGGCGCTCGACGGCGTTCAGGCCGGGGCAAAGCTGTAATATCAGGGGTAATCATGCGTATCTTGCAACTATCTGACACACATTTGCGCGGCGACAACAAGCTGTCGTTCAGGGTTGTCGACACACGCCGATGCCTGGACGCCACCGTGGCGCATCTGAAAAGCATGGCACAAAAGCCTGACGTTATTATCCTCAGCGGTGATCTGGCCGACAGCGGCGATCTGAACGCCTACCATATTCTGACGGAGTTGTTTTCGCCCCTGAACATTCCCATCTATGCGCTGCCCGGCAACCACGACAGGCGCGACAGGATGCAGAACGTACTGAAGGACTGGTGCCCCTCGGATCCCGACGTTGCTCCGCACATCTGCTACACGGTTGAAATGGACGACCTGCGTCTGGTCGTGCTGGACAGCACGCATCCCGGTTCGCATTCGGGCCATTTTTTTCCGGCTGTGGAAACCTGGCTTACTGGCGAA
This DNA window, taken from Desulfovibrio sp. 86, encodes the following:
- a CDS encoding phosphodiesterase, with product MRILQLSDTHLRGDNKLSFRVVDTRRCLDATVAHLKSMAQKPDVIILSGDLADSGDLNAYHILTELFSPLNIPIYALPGNHDRRDRMQNVLKDWCPSDPDVAPHICYTVEMDDLRLVVLDSTHPGSHSGHFFPAVETWLTGELRKRPQVQTLLFMHHPPFTTGLGVMDEPFENQQLFAALVADNPQLRLCFGHMHRPIITQWQGRLCVTAPSAAMQIDLDLSPEGGDTFVMEAPGYLLHHWENQTLNTHVCQIPTNVTFDGPYPFADSVNPVGPSD
- a CDS encoding MFS transporter → MPSAEMDRHTTSKKEMRKVVIASLLGATIEWYDFFLYGVVAGIVFNKLYFPTADPFMGTILAYSTFAIGYLARPLGGFIFGHYGDKLGRKRMLILTMLIMGIATVCIGLVPTYASIGIAAPILLQTLRLCQGLGLGGEWGGAVLMTYEYANKREKAFYASIPQMGLATGLCLASGVVALLSWLLTNEQFMQWGWRLAFILSIVLVAIALYVRTHILETPEFRKVQDEGHTEKKVMPIVSVCKNYPGNIALGVGARWIDGVFFNVLAVFSISYLVQYINVTRTEALTAVMIAALLMCPFILIAGRLADRFGRGRIYGLASLACGLTIFPAFWLMQGSGGNMFIIGLAIAIPLSICYAGVFGPEAALFSDLFPAEVRYTGISIVYQFPGFLVAGIVPGVCTALMQWNDGNPFYICIFVLIAAATSAFSAFTIQRRHNRAERQTQALDGVQAGAKL
- a CDS encoding LacI family DNA-binding transcriptional regulator, with the protein product MTLDGENPRIAKKTTLKDVARMAGVSSATVSMILNGREGVSFAEETVKGVMAAAAKLNYGRERRAKAVIEGGPVILVVVPNVTNPYYATIIQAVQQAAAEKNYTTCISTTYRSLESELAAVQLAQSTGMAGIIFTMLAHPDEVLSRVGSKVPIVVMGDRRVDLSVDTVELNNYDAGSLIARHMCELGHKHMAYISTTLDSCNSIRMQRLKGLQNTISHLCPEGTLLVKSRTITPKVELDNLLIEYSVGHELAQGCFEDKKITAFIAVNDMVAYGVMDAVLEAGFSIPGDYSVCGFDNLLPSQFDKVALTTVEHYIQDKGHNALDLLHARISGQISSRNITRVEISHKLIVRSSTGLPRTRPV